The DNA region CCAGCAGGACCTCGCCGAACAGCGAGCAGACCCCGGCGCCGACCATGGCCAGCAGCGCCGGCTCGCCCGCAGGATCACCGGATCGAGCCGCGCACCACGCCCGGCGGACGCCGAGCGCGACAATCGTGCCGATCCCGGCCGCGCCCACCAGGCCGGTCTGCGAGAGGACTGTCAGGTAGGTGTTGTGAGCGAAATGCAGGAGCGGGAACTGGAGGAGCATGACCTCGTAATCACCTGTGGCGTGGTAGTAGGCGGGCAAATGGTTGGCGAAGTTCAGATATCCGACACCGAAAGCAGGGTGCGCCTCGAACATCCGTAGTGCGCTGCTCCACAGATCGAGCCGTACCGCAGAGTTGACGTCCGGCGCGCCGCCGACGATCGAGTCGAACCGGGCCGCGATCGCGGCGGGCAGCAGCGGTACCAGGCAGGCCACGCCGACGCTCAGGGCCAGAACGCCGCGCAGCGATCTACGGGCGGCGTAGAGCGCGATCACCGCGATTCCCGCCAGATAGGCCGCGCGGCTCAGCGAGTACGCAACCCCGAGGGCGAGCACGACGACCCCCGCGCCGATTGCCAGCCGCAGCAGGGGCGTTTGGACGGCCGGATAGCGCCTGAGCAGGACTGCGGCCGCCATGACGAACAGGGCACCCACGGTGTTGTGGTTGGCCGCGTCCTCTTGGGTGATGGCCAGAACGGCGGTGTCAGCAGGGGCGAGACCCGCCTTCGCCGCGAAGACGGAGCCGATCTGAACGATGTTGATCAAGGCCACGATTACGCTGCCGCAACAGAACACCACGAGCGCCCGGTCGAGAGCCCGTCCAGGTTCAGCAACCAGCGGCAGCAGCATCAGCGGCGCGCACATCAGCAGTAGGTACTGCCATTTGTCGGCACCCGGCAGATCGGTGTCGCCGATCAGGACGCTGGTGGCCACCAGGTAGCCGACCGTGCCAGCGGTGATCATGACGCCGGCAGGCTTCGGCCGCGCGATCCCCCGGCCTGCGAGGACGCGGCCCAGCAGGCAGACGAGCATGAGAGCGATCAGCACACTTGGGGTGATCAGCGAGTCGCCGATGTCGGACTGTGAGAGCGGGATGGCCGCCGCGAGTACACACAGACCCACCTCCGGGATCAGGGCCAGCACAATGACCACGAGCGTGGCGGCGGCGCCGGCGGCACTGAGGGCGGGGCTGTATGCCGTCGCGAGACAGCCGGCACCCGCCACGGTCAGGAGTCCCGCCGCGACCATGAGCCCTTTGCTGGCCAGGACGGGCCTCACCTGCCTCGGGTACGCGCCCCGCCGGCGGTGGCCGACCGTCTTGACCGACAGGCACCCGATGGGCGGGCGCGCCGGTACGGCCGCCGTCTCGTCGCCGGCGTGCTCAGCCGGATGGCGTCGGCGGGCACGGACAGCCGAGCGCACGCTGTGGGCGAGCAGCACCGCGAGCACCAGGTATCCGGCCGAGTCGGCGGCGCCGGCACCGACCGCGGCATGGTGGGGGGTCAGGGCCACGAGCAGCCCGATGTTGACCATCGCACCGACCACAGTGGCCGTGATCACCGGCCGGAGCAGGCCGGCGGCCGCCAGGTAGGGCTGGACCGAGCGGGCCGCGCTGAACAGCACGAGGCCGGGGAGCATAGCCCAGATCACCGGCACGGCACCGGAGTACGGCCGCCCGTAGACCACTGGGATCAGGATGGGCGCAGTCGCCGCCGCCACGACGGCAGCCGTCGCGGCGGCAAGGAACACGGTCCGGGCGATCCTGGCCGCTGCCCGCGCATCCACGGCACCGGAGGTCACGGCGGGAAACATCACCAGCGCGACCGTCGTCGACAGCAGGAGCAGCCCCTCTGCCAGGGGCAGCGCCACCGCGTACACGGCCACGGCCGTCGCCCCGGCGAGCGTCTGGATCACTGGCACGTCCAGGCGCAGCAATCCGTAATGGATGAGGTTCGGGAGATAGGAGCTGATGGCGAAGCTGCCGAAGGTACGCACAGCGAGGGGTTCACCATCGGTGTGGACGCGGGTGGTGGACCCGAGCAACAGCATCGCGGCGCAGACCAGCTGGCCGGCCAGTACCGCCAGGAAGCAGCTGATGGGGGTCAGCGATCCCGCGGCGAGCAGCCCGCAGACACCGACGAGGTAGCCGGCCGCGGGGACAGTGCTGAGCAGGTTGTATCTCGCGACCCGGCCGCGACCGAGTTCAGCCATACCGAGCAGCGTGGTCAGCAAGCTCACCGGGCATATGGCGGCCACGAGCAGCGCGAGCCGGTACGGCACGCCGAGCAGCACGGCCGGCCAGAGATGACCGAGCAGCAGCCACAGCCCCGCCAGGGCGGAACCCGAGATCATGGAGAACACCAGGCTCCACCGGACGATCTGCCGGAATGCGGTGTGCGAGGTGCCGGCGAACCGGGCGTTGGCGTTGTCCACACCCAGGACCGTGACGACGCTCAGCACGGAGGGGACCGAGATCATGACCGCGAACGTGGCCCTACCTTCCACCCCGAGCGCCCTCGCGGTGATGACGCCCGCCGCGAAGCTCATCGCCGTGGCCAGCAATCGCGTGGCCAGCGTTGCCCCGATCGCCGCCGGACTTACCCCCGGCAGCCGGGCTCGGAGACTTTTCGTGATCGACAGCACCAGGGAACGGCCTCCGGAGTCGCGAGTCGGATCGTGCTGCTGGGAGCGGCGGATGTTCTCCCCGCCTCGACAGCAGGCACAATGTAGCGGCACCCGTAGCGGAAAGTAGTGACACATGCACGTTGAGTAGTAGATTTCTGGTCGCCGGGCCGGATATCACCGCCTTGGCCAGCGCCGGGAGAAGGCTTTCCGGCGCGGACGACCTGGTAGGACAGGAGAACGCGGCTGTGAAGGTGCTCAGCGGGGTCGGCGCACGTCCGCAGATCGTCCAGCCGGCGCCGATCGCGTGGCAACTCGCCCGCCGCCGCGACGAGCACCTGATCGTGCGCACCGGCCGGCACTGTCACCACCTGCTGTCGTCATCCTTCGGCGACGAGATCGGCGTCCCTCCTCCGGACGTGAACCTGGATACGGGCTCGGCCCGTCAGGCCGAGCAGACGGCGAGGACGCTCGCCGCGCTCGATCCGGTACTCGCGCGGGAGCGCCGGGACTGGGTACTGACCTACGGCGACACCAACTCCCTCCTCGCCGGAACGTTCGCGGCGGCGGCACGAGAACTGCCCATCGCGCACCTGTCGGCGGGCCTGCGCTCTTTCGACCGGACGATGTCCGCGGAACGCAACCGGATCGTGGCCGATCATCTGGCCGGCCTGCTGCTCGCTCCGACCACGGTGGCGATGGCCGCTCTGGCCGCCGAGGGTCTGACCACTCGCTCGCTGCTGGTCGGCGATCTGACAGTGGACACGCTCCGGATGATCAGGGACCAGTGGGCGGGGTCGGGCGAGGAGCGGCATTCACCGTTCCTGACCGGGCATCCCTTCGCCGTTCCTGACCGGGTGTCAAGGGCCCTGCCTGCTCGCCACCGTGCACCGGCAGGCCACCACCGACGCTCCGCACCCGCTGGCCGTGATGGGTGCCGCGCTCGCCGCTTGCCCCAAGCTCTTCCGGCTGCCGGTACCCCCGCAGCGCGCCGCCAGAGCCCGGCAGTTCGACACCGACCTGTCAGGCGGCTCACTGCGGGCGGCGCACCCGCTGCCCTACCGGAGCGTGACCGCCGCGCTGGCTGCGGCCGACGAGCTGATCACCGGCACCGGTGGCCCGCAGAAGGAGGCGTTGGTGCCCGGGGTCCCGTGCAGCACACTGCGCGCCGCGACGGAGGCCGGAGACTCTTCAGGACGGCGGGAACGGTTTGGTGCCCGACCCCTGAGGGCTGCCGGTGGCAGTGGCCGGGCCGCGGCCGGCCGGGCGGGCCGGCAACACCCTTCGGCGACGGTGAAAACGCCGTCAGGATCATCGACGTACTGGCGTCACGGGCCCACCGCATTGCTCAGCACGCCGTCAGGTGCGGCAGGGCGGCTTCGGCGGAGGTGAGGACATGAGGATCTGGATCTTCAACCACTACGCGGCGCCACCGGACTGCGCCGCCGGCACCCGGCACTACGAGCTGGGCCGAGTACTGGCGGCGCAAGGGCACGACGTCACCGTCTTCGCCAGCAGCTTCAGCCACTTCAGCAGGCGCGAGGAACGGCTCGCGCCCGGCGAGAAGGTGGCCACCCGGACTATCGACGGCGTCCGCTTCGTCTGGGTCCGCACGCCGCCCTACACCGGCAACGGATACCGCCGCGTGCTGAACATGGCCCACTATGCGGCCCGGGTGCTCTCGGCACAGCGCGGCCTGAACCGGCCGGATGTGATCGTCGGCTCATCAGTACACCTGGCCGCGGTGTTCGCCGCCTGGCTGGCGGCCCGCGTCCGCCGCGCCCGCTTCGTCTTCGAGGTGCGCGATCTGTGGCCGCAGACACTGATCGACATGGGCGCGCTGCGTGCGAACGGACTGCCTGCCCGGCTGCTCCAGGTGGCCGAGTCCTTCTGCTGCCGGCGTGCGTCCGCCGTGATCTGCCTGCTGCCCGGTGCCGCCGACTACCTGAAGGCCCGCGGGATCCCGGTCGACAGAATCCATTATGTGCCGAACGGGATCGCCGACATCCCCCGGCCGACGGAACCGGGTGAGCCCGCGGGCCCGAACGGTGCGGACGGGCACCGGGCCGCCGACCTGATCGAGCAGATCAGGCGTTTCCGCAAGGACGGTTGTCTCACCGCCGGCTACATCGGCTCACACGGACCGGCCAACGGCGTGGCGACCATTGTCACGGCCGCGGCGGAGTTGCGAGCCCTCGGCCATCCGCGGGTCGCTGTGGTGATGGTCGGCGACGGCCAGGAGAAGGCCGCGTGCCAACGGCTCGCTCACCGGCATGGCTTGGACAACGTGCTGTTCTGGCCGCCGGTGCCCAAGCAGGCCGTGCCGGCCGTGCTGGCCGAGCTGGATGTGACGCTGTTCTGCCTGCGCGATGTCGCGGTCTTCAAGTACGGCCTGAGCAGCAACAAGCTGTTCGACTACTTGGCGTCCGGCAAGCCGGTGCTGTTCGCGAGCAACGCGCCCGGCGGCCCGGTGCGCGAGTCCGGCGGCGGCGTGTGCGTGCCCGCCGAGTCACCGGCCGACATGGCGGGCGCGCTGGCCGGGCTGGCCGCGATGAGCGAGACCGAACGGGAGCGGATGGGCGAGCGCGGCCGCCGCTGGGTCTACCGGCATCACGGCATGACCGCGCTGGCAGGCGCGTTCCTCGCCGCGGTCTCGGAACCGGCGCGACGGGAAGGTCCGGTGACGGAGGCACGGCTGTGACGCTGCACATCGTGGGCGCAGGCGGCTTCGGCAGGGAGACGCTGGACGCGGTGCGGGCGACAGCCGCGGCACCCGAGATTGTTTTCGTGGACGAGCACCCGGCCGCCACCACGGTGGACGGCTGTCCGGTGCTGCTGCCCGGGCAGTTGGCTGCCTCTGGCGAGCAGCGGAACGAGTTCGTGGTCGCGATCGCCGACGCCGACGCGCGCCGCCGGTTGGCCCGAGAGTTCGAGGATCGCGGCCTGCGAGCGGCGACGGTGATCGACCCGCGTGCGGTTGTCTCCCCCGGCGCCAGGATCGGGCGTGGCTGTGTCGTGCTGGGTCAGGCGTTCATCTCCACCGGCACCGTCACCGGCGCACACGTCCAGGTCAATTACCAGGCCAGCATCGGTCACGACACGGTGCTCGAGGATTTCGTGACGATCCTGCCGGGGGCCAACATCGCCGGCAACGTGACCATCGGCGCCGGGTCCACGGTGGGCAGTAACGCCGCCGTGCTGCAGGGCCGGCGGATCGGGCCGTCCGTCATGGTCGGGGCCGCGGCTCTGGTGACCCGCGATGTCGCCGTCGGTCAGGTGGTCGTCGGCGTCCCCGCCAGGGCCCGGGAGCCCTGACCGTCGGTTCGACCACGGGATCCCGGGCACCCGGCGTCGGCGCGGCTCCCCTGCAGAAGTCCACGTCCAGCGTGAGCCACTGGTGCAGGTCCGGCAGCACGGGCAGGCTGGGCACCGCCGTGCCGCCGGTCAGGTCCGGATCGCGGGCCGCGATCAGGCGTACACCGGGCAGCGCGGCCAGGACCTGGGCGCGGTTGCGGCCCATCGCGCCCAAGTCGTGTACGCCCGCTCGTGATGCGCGGTCACCGGGCACCAATCGGCAGCGGCTGATCCGTGGCATCCGGCGACGCGGTTGCCCGGCCGACGGCGGTGGTCACCGCGTCGGCGATCTCGGCCACCTCGGTCTCGGTCAGCCGGTGGTGCACCGGCAGCGAGAGCATCGCCTGGGCGACGGCCTCGGTCACCGGCAGTGCCGCGGCGTCCCCGGTGCCGCCGTCCCGCCGGGCGAAGATCGGCTGCCGGTGTACCGGCGGGAAGTAGATCCGCGCCTCGATGCCCTGGTCCAACAGGTCGGCGAGCACCTGGTCGCGGATGCCGGGAAGCAGGCAGGTGTAGAGCATCCAGCTTCCCCGAGCATCGGGTACCTGGTGCGGCGTCATCAGGCCGGGCAGCCCGGCCAGCCGCCGGGTCAGTGCTTCCGCGATCAGCTGTTTGCGCCCCAGGATGCCGTCCAGCTTGCGCAGCTGCACCCGGCCGATCGCGGCCTGCATCTCGGTCAGGCGCCAGTTGTAGCCGAGGCTCTCATGCTGGTACAGCCCGGTCTGACCATGGTTGCGGAGCAGTTTCAGCCGCTCCGCGACGCCCGGGTCGTTGGTCAGCACCATGCCGCCCTCACCGGTGGTGATGTTCTTGGTAGGGGTGAAACTGAACATGGCTGACCGGCCGAAGGTGCCGACCGGTCTGCCGCGGTACTCGGCGCCGGCCGCCTGCGCGGCGTCCTCCAGCAACGGCACGCCGGCCGCGCCGCATACCCGTGCCAGCTCGTCGAGGTCACCGGGCTGCCCGGCGTAGTGGACGGTCATGACCGCCCGCGTGGCCTGGGTGATCCGGGCCGCGACCGATTGCGGGTCGAGGTTGAACGTCTGTGGGTCGATGTCGGCGAACACCGGGGTGGCCCCGACGTGGCACACCGACGTCGCGGTGGCGACGAAGGTCATCGACGGGACGATCACCTCGTCGCCGGGGCCGAGGCCCTCGGCGAGCAACATCGCATGCAGCGCGGCCGTGCCGGTGCAGAACGTCACACCGAACCGCGCCTGATGCCGGTCGGCGAACTCCTGCGCGAAGGCCTCGTTCTCCGCGCCGTTGGTGAGAACACCGCTACGCAGGACCCTGCGTACCGCCTCCCCTTCCTCCTCACCGAGATCGGGGCTGGCAAGCCGGATCCGGACGTTGCTGTCAGGCACCTGTGAGCATCCTTTCTGGTTTGCGGGCGATCGGATCGTTGTCGTGGCTGGCGGTGGCTCCGCGCCCGGCCAGGACCGTCCAGACGGTGAGGAACAAGATGGCCAGGTCCAGCCGGAAGCTCTGGCGGAGGACGTAACGCAGATCCCACTCGATGCGCTCCGGCCAGCTCAGCCGCTGTCGCCCGTGCACCTGCGCCAGGCCGGTCAGTCCTGGGGCGGCCAGCAGCCGCACCTGCTGCCGATCGGTGTACCGGCGTACCTGGTAGGGCAAGGTCGGCCGAGGCCCGACCAGACTCATCTGTCCGCGCAGCACATTGACCAGCTGCGGCAACTCGTCAAGGGACATGCGGCGCAGCACTCGGCCGACTGCGGTCACCCGGGTGGTGTCGGCGTCACCCGGACTCTCCGGGCCGGCCGGAACATTCACCATCGTGCGCAGCTTCAGCAGGACGAACAGACGGCCGTCGCGGCCGACCCGCTGCTGCCGGAACAGGACGGGTCTGCCATGCGCGAGCAGGTGCGCCAGCGCGGCGATCGCGCAGAGCAGCGCGGCCGGCACGATGATCAGGCTGATCACGACCAGGTCCAGCAGTCGCTTGCCGCGGTACGACCTGCGGCGGGGCTCCTGGTTGCCGACCCGGGCACCGCCGGGCACTGCGGTGGGTGCCTCCGGGACCACCGGGTCGGCCGGGTACCGGCCCGGCAGAGGTGGGGCGGTCATCTGCTGGCCTCCGCTTTTCCGGGCTGGCCGGGCAGCACGGGCTGGCCGGGCGGTTGCTCGGGGCCGGGCGCGGCGGCGAGGCGCGCCAAGGCGGCGCGTACCTCATCTGGATCGGTGGGGTGACCGAGGCCGGTGACCTCGCCGACATCGAGTACGGGCACCGGCACCTGTCTGACCAGCGGATGCCTCGGCCGGTGGTCCGGCTCCTCCTTGCCCAGCAGGTCCTCGGTCAGCTTTTCGCCGGGGCGCAACCCGGTGAAGACGATCTCGACATGCCGCGACGTCGCGGCGGCCATACGACGGGCGAGGTCGACGATGCGGACCTGGTCTCCCATGTCGAGGACGAGGACCTCACCGCTCTCCCCGACGGCCACCGCCTGCAGTACCAGTTGGACGGCTTCCGTGGCTGTCATGAAGTAGCGAGCAACCTGCGGGTGTGTCACGGTGACCGGGCCGCCCGCAGCGATCTGCGCGGACATCGAGCCGAGCAGCGAACCCCGGCTGCCCAGGACAT from Streptomyces sp. ALI-76-A includes:
- a CDS encoding O-antigen ligase family protein; amino-acid sequence: MLSITKSLRARLPGVSPAAIGATLATRLLATAMSFAAGVITARALGVEGRATFAVMISVPSVLSVVTVLGVDNANARFAGTSHTAFRQIVRWSLVFSMISGSALAGLWLLLGHLWPAVLLGVPYRLALLVAAICPVSLLTTLLGMAELGRGRVARYNLLSTVPAAGYLVGVCGLLAAGSLTPISCFLAVLAGQLVCAAMLLLGSTTRVHTDGEPLAVRTFGSFAISSYLPNLIHYGLLRLDVPVIQTLAGATAVAVYAVALPLAEGLLLLSTTVALVMFPAVTSGAVDARAAARIARTVFLAAATAAVVAAATAPILIPVVYGRPYSGAVPVIWAMLPGLVLFSAARSVQPYLAAAGLLRPVITATVVGAMVNIGLLVALTPHHAAVGAGAADSAGYLVLAVLLAHSVRSAVRARRRHPAEHAGDETAAVPARPPIGCLSVKTVGHRRRGAYPRQVRPVLASKGLMVAAGLLTVAGAGCLATAYSPALSAAGAAATLVVIVLALIPEVGLCVLAAAIPLSQSDIGDSLITPSVLIALMLVCLLGRVLAGRGIARPKPAGVMITAGTVGYLVATSVLIGDTDLPGADKWQYLLLMCAPLMLLPLVAEPGRALDRALVVFCCGSVIVALINIVQIGSVFAAKAGLAPADTAVLAITQEDAANHNTVGALFVMAAAVLLRRYPAVQTPLLRLAIGAGVVVLALGVAYSLSRAAYLAGIAVIALYAARRSLRGVLALSVGVACLVPLLPAAIAARFDSIVGGAPDVNSAVRLDLWSSALRMFEAHPAFGVGYLNFANHLPAYYHATGDYEVMLLQFPLLHFAHNTYLTVLSQTGLVGAAGIGTIVALGVRRAWCAARSGDPAGEPALLAMVGAGVCSLFGEVLLVPPLLAGLMLIILAAKPAPDNAPVPVTR
- a CDS encoding UDP-N-acetylglucosamine 2-epimerase yields the protein MHRQATTDAPHPLAVMGAALAACPKLFRLPVPPQRAARARQFDTDLSGGSLRAAHPLPYRSVTAALAAADELITGTGGPQKEALVPGVPCSTLRAATEAGDSSGRRERFGARPLRAAGGSGRAAAGRAGRQHPSATVKTPSGSSTYWRHGPTALLSTPSGAAGRLRRR
- a CDS encoding glycosyltransferase family 4 protein, with the protein product MRIWIFNHYAAPPDCAAGTRHYELGRVLAAQGHDVTVFASSFSHFSRREERLAPGEKVATRTIDGVRFVWVRTPPYTGNGYRRVLNMAHYAARVLSAQRGLNRPDVIVGSSVHLAAVFAAWLAARVRRARFVFEVRDLWPQTLIDMGALRANGLPARLLQVAESFCCRRASAVICLLPGAADYLKARGIPVDRIHYVPNGIADIPRPTEPGEPAGPNGADGHRAADLIEQIRRFRKDGCLTAGYIGSHGPANGVATIVTAAAELRALGHPRVAVVMVGDGQEKAACQRLAHRHGLDNVLFWPPVPKQAVPAVLAELDVTLFCLRDVAVFKYGLSSNKLFDYLASGKPVLFASNAPGGPVRESGGGVCVPAESPADMAGALAGLAAMSETERERMGERGRRWVYRHHGMTALAGAFLAAVSEPARREGPVTEARL
- a CDS encoding acetyltransferase, whose translation is MTLHIVGAGGFGRETLDAVRATAAAPEIVFVDEHPAATTVDGCPVLLPGQLAASGEQRNEFVVAIADADARRRLAREFEDRGLRAATVIDPRAVVSPGARIGRGCVVLGQAFISTGTVTGAHVQVNYQASIGHDTVLEDFVTILPGANIAGNVTIGAGSTVGSNAAVLQGRRIGPSVMVGAAALVTRDVAVGQVVVGVPARAREP
- a CDS encoding DegT/DnrJ/EryC1/StrS family aminotransferase, which codes for MPDSNVRIRLASPDLGEEEGEAVRRVLRSGVLTNGAENEAFAQEFADRHQARFGVTFCTGTAALHAMLLAEGLGPGDEVIVPSMTFVATATSVCHVGATPVFADIDPQTFNLDPQSVAARITQATRAVMTVHYAGQPGDLDELARVCGAAGVPLLEDAAQAAGAEYRGRPVGTFGRSAMFSFTPTKNITTGEGGMVLTNDPGVAERLKLLRNHGQTGLYQHESLGYNWRLTEMQAAIGRVQLRKLDGILGRKQLIAEALTRRLAGLPGLMTPHQVPDARGSWMLYTCLLPGIRDQVLADLLDQGIEARIYFPPVHRQPIFARRDGGTGDAAALPVTEAVAQAMLSLPVHHRLTETEVAEIADAVTTAVGRATASPDATDQPLPIGAR
- a CDS encoding sugar transferase, translating into MTAPPLPGRYPADPVVPEAPTAVPGGARVGNQEPRRRSYRGKRLLDLVVISLIIVPAALLCAIAALAHLLAHGRPVLFRQQRVGRDGRLFVLLKLRTMVNVPAGPESPGDADTTRVTAVGRVLRRMSLDELPQLVNVLRGQMSLVGPRPTLPYQVRRYTDRQQVRLLAAPGLTGLAQVHGRQRLSWPERIEWDLRYVLRQSFRLDLAILFLTVWTVLAGRGATASHDNDPIARKPERMLTGA